The window CGAGATATGGGGCACCCGGTTTTCTTCTTATTCTTTATGGTACGTGGGTGTGCGGTTCGCTTTCGCGAATAACCCACCCTTCGTGATGGGATTGCGAAGGATGGGCAACCCGACGCCTGTCTTACTCCGGATGCGTTAGGGGATGATGCGGTCGTGGCGGAGGCGGGTGAAGAGGTCGAAGAAGCTGTCGTCGGTGGGTTGGTAGTCGAGGAAGCCTAGTTTGCGGCTCTTGCTCATGTCGGTGACGACTTCGATGGGGCGGCCGAGGTCGGCGTCGGTGTGCCAGGCGGAGGCGAGACGGTTGAGGTCGGGTTCGGCGAGGTTGTGGGATTTGGCGATATCGCGCCAGATGTCTTCGGTGCCTGCTAGTTGTTGTTCAAGTGGGGTGCCTTGGCCGGGGAAGGGAGCGGGCGCGATGCCGAACCAATCGGCGAGGCGAGGCCACATCCAGTTCCAGCGGAAGACGTCGCCGTTGACGACGTTGAAGGCTTGGTCGCGAGCAGCGGGAGTGATTGCTGCCCATTCGAGGTGACGGCCGAGAAGACGCGCGTCGGTCATGTCGGTGAGGCTGTGCCACTGGGCTGCGGAGCCGGGGAAGAGGAACGGGCGGCCGGTTTCGCGGCAGATGGTGGCATAGGTGGCGAGGGTGACACCCATGTTCATGGCGTTGCCGAGGGCGTAGCCGATGATGGTGTGGGGGCGATGGACGCTCCATGAGAAGTGGTGGCGATGGGCGGCGTCGAAGACCTCGTCCTCTTGCGCGTAGTAGAAGTTTTCGATGTCGAGGCGAGGCTGCTCTTCGCGGAAGGGTGTGGCGGGGAGGGTGCCTTTTCCGTAGGCTTCGAAGGGTCCGAGGTAGTGCTTGAGGCCGGTGACGAGAGCTACGTGCTGGAGGGTGCCGGCGTGGGAGACGGCTTCGAGGAGATTGCGTACCATCGCGGAGTTGACGCGGATGTTTTCGGCTTCGGTGGGCTGGCGGAGCCATGTGGTGATGAAGACGTGCGTGGGCTTGAGGTGGGCTACGGCGTTGCGGAGGGCGGTGGTGTCGAGGAGGTCGGCGGCGATGAAGTCGACGCCGGCGATGTCGGCGGAGGGGCGACGGGCGAGGCCGTGGACTTGCCAGCCGTTGGAGAGGAGTTGGTGGGCGAGATTGTTGCCGACGATGCCGGTGACTCCGGCGATGAGTGCTGTGGGCATGAAGATCCTTTTAGGTCAGGGTGTGAGGCGTATCGATGGCCTCACACGTGACTTCGATTGGATGAAGTTTGTGCCCGGTGCGATTCGACGGAGGTTTGTGCGTTGGGACGATGCCGGGTCTTGCGATGGGTTGCTTGATCCGGCATTTCCGTTTGGAGTTGGCGGTTTTAGGCTAGGTCGCTTTGCGCTGGAAGTTCGTCTTTTTGGTGCCGGCGAAGGAGTCCTTCGCTTTGACGGAGGCGGTGGATGATCCGGCGAGGGACTTGTCGCCGCCCTTTGCCTGGGCCGCGGCCTTCTCGCGTGCGGCCTGAAGTTTTTGTGCCTTCGGGCTTAACCCGCGTGTCTTAATTTCAGCTGCTTTGGGAATGAAATCACTCATTAGAAGATCGTATTACGTTCGGAGGATTTGAAACAGACGCTTTGTGGAAGCTGTCGCTACTTTGCTGGATGGGGTCTGACGCCGGTCCATGTCCAGGAGCGAATCTTCCAGGCGCC is drawn from Edaphobacter lichenicola and contains these coding sequences:
- a CDS encoding SDR family oxidoreductase; translated protein: MPTALIAGVTGIVGNNLAHQLLSNGWQVHGLARRPSADIAGVDFIAADLLDTTALRNAVAHLKPTHVFITTWLRQPTEAENIRVNSAMVRNLLEAVSHAGTLQHVALVTGLKHYLGPFEAYGKGTLPATPFREEQPRLDIENFYYAQEDEVFDAAHRHHFSWSVHRPHTIIGYALGNAMNMGVTLATYATICRETGRPFLFPGSAAQWHSLTDMTDARLLGRHLEWAAITPAARDQAFNVVNGDVFRWNWMWPRLADWFGIAPAPFPGQGTPLEQQLAGTEDIWRDIAKSHNLAEPDLNRLASAWHTDADLGRPIEVVTDMSKSRKLGFLDYQPTDDSFFDLFTRLRHDRIIP